From the Deltaproteobacteria bacterium genome, one window contains:
- the thiL gene encoding thiamine-phosphate kinase, giving the protein MKTVGQVGEAALLRWLRDTLGGAAAHVRCSVGDDAAVLKMGPGQALVSSTDTLVEGVDFKLEWASFADVGHKAAAVNLSDLAAMGAKPTGLLLNLSLREDDRVRDVKALIRSCHSLGQRYGAPLVGGDISSTTGPLVVSVTALGEGAPSKLLYRGRAKPGAHIWVSGPLGLAAGGLAALFAGQNKPKRIVKHQLRPTPRIELAQALAKTGYVKACADISDGLVRDVMHLPCQGGGVVLELESVEIDPVLRRLAKTLKQDVFQWVLAGGEDFELVFAANPRHEAKLEQFFAERGINGARIGKVVDGEGLKISGGEGYEGAKGFTHFG; this is encoded by the coding sequence ATGAAAACCGTAGGGCAGGTTGGAGAGGCGGCATTATTACGGTGGCTGCGTGACACCTTGGGTGGTGCGGCTGCACATGTACGATGTTCCGTGGGGGATGACGCTGCGGTGCTAAAAATGGGCCCTGGCCAGGCACTGGTTTCTAGTACCGATACCTTGGTCGAGGGCGTCGACTTTAAGCTTGAGTGGGCATCTTTCGCCGATGTTGGGCATAAGGCCGCGGCAGTCAATTTGTCCGACCTAGCAGCCATGGGCGCTAAACCGACTGGTCTTTTACTGAACTTATCCCTGCGTGAAGATGACCGGGTTCGTGATGTTAAGGCTTTGATTCGCTCTTGTCATTCCCTCGGTCAGCGCTACGGCGCGCCTTTGGTTGGCGGTGATATTTCATCTACCACAGGACCTTTGGTGGTCTCCGTGACCGCCTTGGGAGAAGGAGCACCGTCAAAGCTCCTTTACCGGGGCCGCGCTAAGCCGGGGGCTCATATTTGGGTCTCAGGGCCTCTGGGACTTGCTGCAGGTGGGCTCGCGGCTTTATTTGCTGGTCAGAATAAACCCAAAAGAATTGTTAAGCATCAGCTGCGTCCAACTCCCCGTATCGAACTGGCCCAAGCTTTGGCCAAGACGGGCTATGTGAAAGCCTGTGCGGATATTTCCGATGGTTTGGTGCGTGATGTGATGCATTTACCGTGTCAGGGCGGCGGTGTGGTCTTGGAGCTGGAGAGTGTGGAAATTGACCCTGTCCTGCGACGCCTGGCTAAGACTCTGAAGCAAGACGTATTCCAGTGGGTGCTTGCAGGGGGTGAAGACTTTGAACTCGTGTTTGCGGCCAACCCTCGTCACGAAGCGAAGTTAGAGCAATTTTTTGCTGAGCGTGGGATAAATGGCGCGCGCATTGGCAAGGTGGTAGACGGTGAGGGTCTGAAAATCTCAGGCGGTGAGGGCTATGAGGGAGCAAAAGGCTTCACTCATTTTGGTTAA
- a CDS encoding PAS domain S-box protein: protein MTIDQKDLIYLGEGMVAGLYPCGSLDEVPDYARVVVVSADAVRGGVAAERLRRRAPQARLIVKVSPEEAGQIPEFLEMNFDDCVCGDTHLQRRLKHTVFELDLLDGFKERQLAHSALTDFVGEIAAKPQLHDVLRTAVLGMRELFEIDRVSVVILRPGEEFGHVVMEQDRELSNVAIQVADYPELMELMRTREPLVISDVLHHSLLSGVRDRLEEADVAHRSAVLFPLILKGEVVGALFLRGEQTMAVVEDRLLGMGRLIASVTSVAIGHALEQNVLKTEQKILRRTQADKEEQIETLQEFSDFFEKANDGFVVTDKSGVIRYVNVSGAGVLCRDRAVIQGTSFGQLVVGDSRTIFQKALDGHKVGDTQGYVDLTVTDIEKNEIVLSATIRHLYERDTVLIGFRDVTHMRRLEAELRNTKEFLENLIQSSVDAIVAADMKGRIILFNRSAERMLQYSALDVVGKRPVSVLYEEGVARDVMRKLRSVHFGGRGRLEVTRQSIMAQDGTEIPVNLTAAVIYESGEEVATVGIFTDLRERLKIEEKLEQAEEELRESERKAIAIELAGAAAHELNQPLTSIMGYADLLKMRIQGDERVMKPLNTIYKETERMARIVRKLGQITRYSTRPYVGDSNILDFTRQSAQDVTKDKDDSSS, encoded by the coding sequence ATGACCATTGATCAAAAAGACCTAATCTATCTCGGTGAAGGCATGGTGGCAGGACTCTATCCATGTGGAAGTTTGGACGAGGTACCAGACTACGCGCGGGTGGTGGTCGTCAGCGCCGATGCTGTTCGTGGTGGAGTAGCAGCAGAGCGGTTACGCCGCCGCGCGCCTCAGGCTCGTCTGATTGTCAAAGTGAGTCCAGAAGAAGCGGGCCAAATTCCAGAATTCTTGGAAATGAACTTCGACGATTGCGTATGCGGTGACACCCATTTGCAACGCCGACTCAAGCACACGGTTTTTGAGCTAGACCTGCTCGATGGTTTTAAGGAGCGACAGCTTGCTCATTCTGCCCTGACCGATTTCGTAGGTGAGATAGCGGCCAAGCCTCAGTTGCACGATGTCTTACGGACCGCTGTATTGGGGATGCGCGAACTCTTTGAAATCGATCGCGTCAGCGTGGTTATTTTACGTCCGGGTGAAGAGTTTGGTCATGTGGTGATGGAGCAAGATCGCGAGCTGAGTAACGTCGCCATTCAAGTAGCCGACTACCCAGAACTGATGGAACTCATGCGGACCCGCGAGCCTTTGGTTATCTCAGATGTTTTGCACCACAGTTTGCTCAGTGGTGTGCGAGATCGCCTGGAGGAAGCAGATGTTGCGCACCGTTCTGCGGTATTGTTCCCACTGATTCTCAAAGGTGAGGTGGTGGGTGCCTTGTTTTTACGCGGCGAGCAAACCATGGCGGTCGTCGAGGATCGTCTTTTGGGAATGGGCCGACTGATAGCCTCTGTGACATCGGTTGCCATTGGTCATGCTCTTGAGCAAAACGTTCTCAAGACTGAACAAAAAATCTTACGACGAACCCAAGCCGATAAAGAAGAGCAAATTGAAACGCTCCAAGAGTTTAGTGACTTTTTTGAGAAAGCCAACGACGGATTTGTCGTTACTGATAAATCGGGGGTCATTCGTTACGTGAATGTTTCCGGAGCAGGTGTTCTTTGCCGTGACCGAGCTGTGATTCAGGGTACCAGTTTTGGACAACTGGTGGTCGGTGACTCCAGAACAATTTTTCAAAAAGCCCTGGACGGTCACAAGGTCGGCGATACCCAAGGTTATGTCGATCTCACGGTCACCGATATTGAGAAAAATGAGATAGTTTTATCGGCAACCATTCGACACCTTTATGAGCGAGACACTGTTCTTATTGGATTTCGAGATGTAACCCACATGCGCCGGCTTGAAGCAGAGCTTCGTAACACCAAAGAGTTTTTGGAAAACCTAATCCAAAGCAGTGTGGACGCCATTGTCGCCGCCGATATGAAGGGGCGAATTATTCTGTTCAACCGTTCTGCCGAACGTATGTTGCAGTACTCGGCTCTCGATGTGGTTGGCAAGCGACCGGTTTCGGTTCTCTATGAAGAAGGTGTCGCCCGGGATGTTATGCGCAAGCTGCGCTCGGTTCATTTCGGTGGGCGCGGACGCCTGGAGGTTACCCGGCAGAGTATCATGGCTCAGGATGGAACCGAGATTCCTGTGAATCTTACAGCTGCTGTGATTTATGAGAGCGGTGAAGAAGTGGCCACGGTGGGGATTTTTACTGATTTACGCGAGCGCTTAAAAATTGAAGAGAAACTTGAGCAGGCTGAAGAGGAGCTGCGCGAGAGCGAACGCAAAGCGATTGCCATTGAATTGGCGGGTGCAGCCGCGCATGAGCTTAATCAGCCATTGACATCTATCATGGGTTACGCAGATTTACTGAAGATGCGAATCCAAGGAGATGAGCGGGTGATGAAGCCCCTAAACACGATTTATAAAGAGACCGAGCGTATGGCGCGTATTGTTCGTAAGCTTGGTCAGATTACTCGATACTCGACACGCCCGTATGTTGGCGACTCGAACATATTAGATTTTACCAGGCAATCGGCCCAAGACGTCACAAAAGATAAAGACGATTCTTCCTCATAA
- a CDS encoding outer membrane lipoprotein-sorting protein — MFLNQPKYTLTVFTVLLSLIAAPAMADGLSAQDIVDKSLERNKFGFQNAIAAITLKLVSKRGSERVREVEIKSIERDGLGKSLVRFNAPTDVAGTGFLLIEKADADDDQYLYLPALGKVKRITGSQRNQRFMGTDLTYADMESRDLKNSTVVRKADEKVGGNETFVIEAVPKDGSDSQYSKTISWIHKKSFVPLKVDFYDKRGKLLKTLKVRRLEKKEGNWISTDSWIKNVQKKTQTFMIVNDINFKAKLDDSQFTERTLTEG; from the coding sequence ATGTTTCTAAATCAACCTAAATATACTCTAACTGTTTTTACAGTTTTGCTCAGCCTCATTGCGGCTCCCGCGATGGCAGACGGACTGAGTGCTCAAGATATTGTCGATAAGTCTTTGGAACGAAATAAGTTCGGTTTTCAAAATGCGATCGCTGCGATTACCCTTAAATTGGTTAGCAAGCGAGGCAGCGAGCGTGTTCGTGAAGTGGAGATTAAATCCATCGAGCGTGATGGTCTTGGGAAAAGCCTGGTTCGCTTTAACGCGCCAACGGATGTTGCAGGCACGGGTTTTTTGCTTATTGAAAAAGCCGACGCGGACGATGATCAATACCTCTACTTACCAGCACTGGGCAAAGTGAAGCGCATCACGGGCAGCCAGCGTAACCAGAGATTTATGGGCACGGATTTAACTTACGCTGATATGGAATCGCGAGATCTGAAGAACTCGACCGTGGTACGTAAGGCGGACGAAAAAGTCGGAGGCAATGAGACCTTTGTGATTGAAGCAGTTCCAAAAGATGGAAGTGATAGTCAATACAGTAAGACCATCAGCTGGATTCACAAGAAGTCGTTTGTTCCGCTCAAAGTCGACTTTTACGATAAGCGGGGCAAGCTGCTCAAAACTCTGAAGGTTCGCCGATTAGAGAAAAAAGAGGGCAACTGGATTTCGACGGATTCTTGGATCAAGAACGTTCAAAAGAAGACTCAAACCTTTATGATTGTGAACGATATTAACTTCAAGGCAAAATTAGATGACAGTCAGTTTACTGAAAGAACACTGACGGAGGGATGA